The following proteins are encoded in a genomic region of Triticum dicoccoides isolate Atlit2015 ecotype Zavitan chromosome 1B, WEW_v2.0, whole genome shotgun sequence:
- the LOC119314498 gene encoding uncharacterized protein LOC119314498, which yields MGFTKEFEVQAHGNTNLQVIHTNELHKAATIIKQYERHLKFERHKIVGVDVVYTNDVGQDQKPALVQLSVGKDHPVLIFQLSAADKNCTRFDNFLADPRYTFAGFSIDSDIEMLGRVGLEIVHFVDIQKEWRVPTATKPLDSLGDVSGILVHDYYKDMKKKITNAEHQRWARMPLTMRHIEYAAKDAYTAYEIWSRLTTIQEGLCREKLEKEQSRKRARSWGDYDY from the coding sequence ATGGGATTCACCAAGGAATTCGAGGTGCAGGCCCATGGCAACACCAACTTGCAAGTGATCCACACCAACGAGTTGCACAAGGCGGCCACCATCATCAAGCAGTACGAGCGACACCTCAAATTcgagcgccacaagatcgtcggagTTGATGTGGTGTACACCAACGATGTTGGCCAAGACCAGAAACCAGCCCTCGTCCAACTCTCCGTCGGCAAAGATCATCCGGTGCTGATCTTTCAACTGAGCGCCGCCGACAAGAACTGCACCAggttcgacaacttcctcgccgaccccaggtacacgtTTGCTGGCTTCTCCATTGACAGCGACATAGAGATGCTCGGCCGCGTCGGACTGGAGATCGTCcacttcgtcgacatccagaaggaatGGAGGGTGCCTACAGCTACCAAGCCCCTGGACTCGCTTGGCGATGTCTCAGGCATCCTTGTCCACGACTACTACAaggacatgaagaagaagatcaccaacGCAGAGCACCAGCGCTGGGCGCGCATGCCCCTGAccatgaggcacatcgagtacgcggcaaaAGATGCTTACACTGCGTACGAGATATGGAGCCGCCTCACCACTATCCAGGAAGGGCTCTGCCGGGAAAAACTCGAGAAGGAGCAGTCCAGGAAGCGCGCAAGGTCCTGGGGCGACTATGACTACTGA